The Branchiostoma floridae strain S238N-H82 chromosome 10, Bfl_VNyyK, whole genome shotgun sequence genome has a segment encoding these proteins:
- the LOC118423898 gene encoding late histone H2A.L3-like, translating to MVESRSSRAGLQFPVGRVHRFLRKGNYAQRVGAGAPVYLAAVLEYLTAEILELAGNAARDNKKTRIIPRHLQLAVRNDEELNKLLSGVTIAQGGVLPNIHAVLLPKKTSKAQ from the coding sequence ATGGTGGAGAGCCGTTCTTCCCGAGCGGGGCTGCAGTTCCCGGTTGGCCGTGTCCATCGCTTCTTGCGCAAGGGAAACTATGCCCAGCGCGTGGGTGCCGGCGCCCCGGTGTACTTGGCGGCGGTGCTCGAGTACCTGACGGCCGAGATCCTCGAGCTGGCCGGTAACGCTGCCCGCGACAACAAAAAGACCAGGATCATTCCCCGTCACCTTCAACTGGCCGTCCGCAACGACGAGGAGTTGAACAAGCTATTGTCCGGCGTCACCATTGCACAGGGCGGCGTTCTCCCCAACATCCACGCCGTGCttctgcccaagaagaccagcaAGGCTCAGTAA